From a region of the Microcoleus sp. FACHB-831 genome:
- a CDS encoding alpha/beta fold hydrolase, producing MATVDIQGVPHAYELTAPTSSPHVLVFIHGWLLSRRYWQPLIDRLSPDYQCLAYDLRGFGDSQLFKASRLEGLGMSKQPEAILPSDSVAELLASLYTPAAYAGDLGILLQELNISSAWLIGHSLGGTIGLWGASLLPECVKGVVCVNAGGGIYIKEGFERFRAAGQQILKWRPRWLRYVPGMDLLFARAMVARPLARSWGRQRAIDFAIAHPDAALGTLLDSTTEAEVNRLPQIVSRLKQPVYFITGVKDTVMEPKYVMHLASFHPLFQGCGDNVIQLPDCGHLSMLEQPDAVSCHIRTFLAAHTS from the coding sequence ATGGCAACCGTAGATATCCAGGGAGTTCCGCACGCTTACGAGTTGACGGCTCCAACCTCCTCTCCCCATGTTTTAGTATTCATACACGGCTGGCTCTTAAGCCGTCGGTACTGGCAACCCCTAATTGACCGCTTATCGCCGGATTATCAATGTCTGGCTTACGACCTGCGGGGGTTTGGTGATTCCCAGCTTTTTAAGGCTTCTAGGTTAGAAGGTTTGGGAATGTCGAAGCAGCCAGAAGCGATATTGCCTTCAGACAGTGTTGCCGAACTTTTGGCGTCACTATACACGCCCGCTGCCTATGCCGGAGACTTGGGCATTTTGTTGCAGGAGTTGAATATTTCTAGTGCTTGGCTTATAGGTCACTCTTTAGGTGGCACTATTGGTCTTTGGGGAGCTTCCCTTCTGCCTGAGTGTGTTAAGGGAGTGGTGTGTGTTAATGCTGGCGGTGGTATTTACATTAAGGAAGGGTTTGAGAGGTTTCGGGCTGCGGGTCAACAGATTCTTAAATGGCGTCCTCGTTGGTTAAGGTATGTGCCTGGTATGGATTTGCTGTTTGCACGGGCAATGGTGGCGCGTCCTTTAGCTCGTTCTTGGGGACGGCAACGTGCGATTGATTTTGCGATCGCTCACCCGGACGCGGCGCTGGGGACATTACTCGATTCTACGACTGAAGCTGAAGTCAACCGCTTACCCCAAATTGTGTCCCGGCTAAAACAACCTGTTTATTTCATTACCGGAGTTAAAGACACGGTGATGGAACCTAAGTATGTGATGCATTTAGCTAGTTTTCATCCGCTGTTTCAAGGCTGTGGCGATAATGTGATTCAACTCCCTGACTGCGGACACCTGTCTATGCTTGAACAGCCAGATGCAGTCTCCTGTCACATCCGCACCTTTCTCGCAGCTCATACATCTTAA
- a CDS encoding Tic22 family protein codes for MKKSLVRWSATLGLLGTTLMGSSLLGNMPAVALPEAQIIPKLQPVPVFTITDAQGAPLVASVDNGPKKGAVAGVFISQKDAQAFIDRLNKEKPDLAKTVKVVPVSLAEVYKLAQANKDKKDALDFAYVPVQQQVQSAVTLLRQSDPKVQQFAGVPLFAARGGKDKGYLTIQQDNKPVIPFFFDKEQLQSMVDRFKQQQPAMASTIEIQVVPLEGVIQTLKSSNNQQLNNIMLIPSRESMQFLQSLPASGPAQARPQQRR; via the coding sequence ATGAAGAAATCATTGGTTCGCTGGAGCGCAACACTGGGTCTACTTGGCACTACCCTAATGGGGTCATCATTGCTCGGCAATATGCCGGCGGTGGCATTGCCAGAAGCTCAGATCATACCAAAGTTGCAACCAGTGCCTGTGTTTACAATTACAGATGCACAAGGAGCGCCCCTGGTTGCTTCTGTGGATAATGGGCCTAAGAAAGGGGCAGTGGCAGGCGTCTTTATCAGCCAGAAGGATGCTCAGGCTTTTATCGACAGACTGAACAAGGAAAAGCCCGATTTGGCTAAAACAGTCAAAGTGGTACCAGTGTCGCTGGCAGAGGTCTACAAACTCGCTCAAGCAAATAAAGATAAAAAAGACGCTCTAGATTTTGCTTACGTGCCCGTGCAGCAGCAAGTGCAATCGGCAGTAACACTGCTACGCCAGAGCGATCCTAAAGTACAGCAATTTGCAGGCGTACCGCTTTTTGCTGCTAGAGGAGGAAAGGATAAGGGATACCTAACGATTCAACAGGACAACAAGCCTGTGATTCCTTTCTTCTTTGATAAAGAGCAATTGCAAAGTATGGTAGACCGCTTCAAGCAGCAACAGCCTGCTATGGCAAGTACGATTGAGATTCAGGTGGTGCCTTTGGAGGGTGTTATTCAAACCTTGAAGAGCAGCAACAATCAGCAGTTGAATAACATTATGCTGATTCCGTCGCGGGAGTCTATGCAATTCTTGCAATCGCTCCCAGCTTCTGGCCCTGCCCAGGCTCGACCCCAACAACGTCGCTAG
- a CDS encoding photosystem I reaction center subunit IX (Enables the organization of the psaE and psaF subunits) — translation MQLKYFLTYLSTAPVLATVWLSLTAVLLIVINYFYPDLLFHPMP, via the coding sequence ATGCAATTGAAGTATTTCCTGACATATCTTTCCACGGCGCCAGTGCTTGCCACCGTATGGCTGTCACTTACAGCTGTTCTGTTGATCGTGATTAACTACTTCTACCCCGATCTGCTTTTCCATCCTATGCCGTAA
- a CDS encoding sensor histidine kinase KdpD: MSWDNLVYLVMGLGIGAGISWVLGREAPRRSRQQQHQRPQGTKVDEGRIVKEAAVTQDSQPDTVAVPPQAAVSQEGDRDVSNLTPEVSSKDSELDTDALKEELKQTQLAYQMASEMSKFKAGFLARSSHELRSPLSSLIGLHQLILNDLCEDPSEEREFVAQANTSAIKLMNLIDEIISVAKTEHGTTKLDAQPLNLAGVLQEVYNLTHLQATNRSLRLHLSPPEADIYVQADQRRLRQVLVNMVDAAISKMQEGSIKISAQNAPTSGYFNICIDAECPPDVWIEPVDLLQLPLENNEQPRKQAAFSTGMNLLMNQMLIEVMHGRLEVVEVPPEEGSGASTPASFTRMQCSVPLAPSETA, encoded by the coding sequence ATGAGCTGGGACAACTTGGTATATTTGGTTATGGGATTGGGAATAGGCGCTGGCATTAGCTGGGTATTGGGAAGAGAAGCCCCCCGCAGATCCAGGCAACAACAGCACCAACGCCCACAAGGCACTAAAGTTGACGAGGGTAGGATAGTCAAGGAAGCAGCAGTAACCCAAGATTCCCAACCGGATACTGTCGCCGTACCACCACAAGCGGCAGTAAGCCAAGAGGGCGATCGCGATGTTTCTAACTTAACGCCAGAGGTAAGCAGCAAAGACTCTGAGTTAGACACAGATGCCCTTAAGGAGGAACTGAAGCAAACTCAGCTTGCTTACCAGATGGCAAGTGAAATGAGCAAGTTTAAAGCAGGGTTTTTGGCACGGAGTTCCCACGAGTTGCGATCGCCCCTCAGTAGCTTAATTGGCCTGCATCAATTGATATTGAACGATTTGTGCGAAGACCCAAGTGAAGAGCGAGAATTTGTCGCCCAAGCCAACACCTCAGCCATCAAGCTGATGAATTTAATAGACGAAATTATCAGTGTCGCCAAAACCGAACACGGTACTACAAAATTGGATGCTCAGCCTTTGAACTTGGCGGGTGTTTTGCAGGAAGTTTATAACCTGACTCACCTGCAAGCAACTAATCGCAGTTTGCGTCTCCACTTATCGCCCCCAGAGGCAGATATTTACGTGCAAGCAGACCAACGTAGACTGCGACAGGTGCTAGTAAATATGGTGGATGCTGCTATTAGCAAAATGCAGGAAGGGAGCATAAAGATTTCTGCACAAAATGCACCAACATCGGGTTATTTCAACATCTGCATTGATGCCGAATGCCCGCCAGACGTTTGGATTGAGCCAGTGGATTTACTGCAACTCCCGCTTGAGAACAATGAGCAGCCCCGTAAACAGGCAGCATTCTCAACGGGAATGAATTTGTTGATGAATCAGATGCTGATCGAAGTCATGCACGGACGATTGGAAGTGGTGGAAGTACCCCCAGAAGAAGGCTCTGGGGCATCAACACCAGCTAGTTTCACGCGGATGCAGTGTTCTGTGCCCCTAGCGCCTAGTGAGACTGCATAA
- the tsaD gene encoding tRNA (adenosine(37)-N6)-threonylcarbamoyltransferase complex transferase subunit TsaD produces MATVLAIETSCDETAVAIVNNRKVCSNIVASQIPVHRQYGGVVPEVASRQHVETINDCVAEALQEAQMDWAEIDGIAATCAPGLVGALLVGLTAAKTLAIVHQKPFVGVHHLEGHIYASYLSEPDLQPPFLCLLVSGGHTSFIYVKDCGVYQTLGETRDDAAGEAFDKVARLLNLGYPGGPVIDKLAREGDARAFPLPEGNVGLPGGGYHPYDSSFSGLKTAVLRLVQKLQQQGGEGLPVRDIAASFQESVARSLTKRAIACSCDYNLSTITVGGGVAANSGLRAHLQAAGANRNLRVLFPPLKFCTDNAAMIGCAASDHLSRGHTSPLTLGVQSRLAITDVMQLYQASV; encoded by the coding sequence ATGGCGACAGTCTTAGCAATTGAAACAAGTTGTGACGAAACTGCGGTGGCTATTGTTAACAATCGTAAAGTTTGCAGTAACATCGTTGCCTCACAAATCCCTGTGCATCGGCAGTATGGCGGCGTTGTGCCAGAGGTGGCTTCTCGTCAACACGTCGAGACTATTAACGATTGTGTAGCTGAGGCACTCCAAGAGGCCCAGATGGACTGGGCAGAAATTGACGGCATTGCGGCAACCTGTGCCCCTGGTTTAGTAGGGGCGCTGTTGGTAGGTCTAACTGCTGCTAAAACGCTTGCCATTGTCCACCAGAAGCCTTTTGTGGGCGTCCATCACCTCGAAGGTCACATATATGCCAGTTACCTGAGCGAACCAGACTTACAGCCGCCTTTTTTGTGTCTGCTGGTTTCTGGCGGACACACTAGCTTTATTTATGTCAAAGATTGTGGCGTGTACCAAACGCTAGGAGAAACCCGCGATGACGCCGCGGGTGAAGCCTTCGATAAGGTAGCGCGGTTGTTAAATCTGGGTTATCCTGGTGGCCCAGTCATTGACAAGCTGGCGCGAGAAGGAGATGCGCGAGCTTTTCCCTTACCGGAGGGCAATGTTGGACTACCAGGGGGCGGCTATCATCCGTATGATTCTAGTTTTAGTGGTTTAAAAACAGCAGTTTTGCGGCTAGTACAAAAGTTACAGCAGCAGGGCGGTGAGGGGCTGCCTGTGAGGGATATAGCGGCGAGTTTCCAGGAAAGTGTAGCGCGAAGTCTCACCAAAAGAGCGATCGCCTGTTCTTGCGACTATAACCTCTCTACCATTACTGTAGGCGGCGGCGTCGCGGCTAACAGCGGATTGAGGGCGCACTTGCAAGCAGCGGGTGCCAATCGCAACCTGCGGGTGCTATTCCCGCCCCTCAAGTTCTGTACCGACAATGCCGCTATGATCGGTTGTGCCGCATCTGACCATCTAAGTCGAGGCCATACTTCTCCCTTAACTCTGGGAGTACAATCTCGCCTTGCTATTACGGATGTAATGCAGCTTTACCAGGCTTCTGTTTAA
- the rpmA gene encoding 50S ribosomal protein L27 → MAHKKGTGSTRNGRDSNAQRLGVKRWGGQKVKAGNILIRQRGTKVHPGNNVGIGKDDTLFALIDGVVTFERKDRTRKKVSVYPLPAPAAEQTEPAVAAV, encoded by the coding sequence ATGGCTCATAAGAAAGGTACAGGCAGTACGCGCAACGGGCGCGACTCTAATGCCCAGCGTCTAGGCGTCAAGCGCTGGGGCGGTCAAAAAGTTAAAGCTGGCAACATCCTAATCCGTCAGCGCGGCACTAAAGTTCACCCCGGCAATAATGTAGGTATTGGCAAGGATGACACCTTGTTTGCCCTTATTGATGGTGTGGTGACTTTCGAGCGCAAAGATAGAACTCGCAAGAAGGTAAGTGTTTACCCCTTGCCCGCACCCGCCGCTGAACAAACTGAACCCGCTGTGGCTGCTGTTTAA
- the prmC gene encoding peptide chain release factor N(5)-glutamine methyltransferase, which produces MNQEPHVVSGLELWQWRHKAREAARSSDIPIAEVDWLLQEVAGLDRLALRLESYKDLPQIKLKLPLQVLTDLWQRRIRDRLPVQYIAGVTPWRNFSLAVSPAVLIPRPETELVIDLVIAAVRCFSRQVSPPLEQGHWADLGTGSGAIALGLADAFPDATIHAVDYSLEALAIAQQNAQHLGMASRLQFYQGSWWEPLSSLKGKFSGMVSNPPYIPSSIVPSLQPEVVRHEPHSALDGGEDGLDCIRHLVETAPEYLRPGGVWLIEMMAGQAAIVSELLQNQGSYSQIQIHKDLAGIERFALAIINFN; this is translated from the coding sequence ATGAACCAGGAACCCCATGTTGTTTCAGGTCTGGAACTCTGGCAGTGGCGGCACAAAGCTCGCGAGGCAGCGCGTTCATCTGACATCCCAATCGCTGAAGTAGACTGGTTGCTGCAAGAAGTGGCTGGTCTCGATCGGTTGGCTCTGCGTTTGGAATCTTATAAAGACTTGCCTCAAATCAAACTAAAGCTGCCCCTGCAAGTTTTAACCGATCTGTGGCAGCGACGGATTCGCGATCGCTTGCCAGTTCAATACATTGCTGGTGTTACTCCCTGGCGTAATTTTTCCCTGGCTGTATCTCCGGCGGTGTTAATTCCCCGACCGGAGACAGAGTTAGTTATTGATCTGGTAATTGCTGCTGTTCGCTGCTTCAGCCGCCAAGTTTCTCCACCACTAGAACAAGGACACTGGGCGGATTTAGGGACTGGAAGCGGCGCGATCGCTCTCGGACTTGCAGACGCCTTCCCCGATGCTACTATTCATGCTGTCGATTACAGTCTTGAAGCCTTAGCGATCGCTCAACAAAATGCCCAGCATCTAGGAATGGCCTCTCGCCTTCAGTTTTATCAAGGGTCTTGGTGGGAGCCTTTAAGCTCTCTTAAAGGAAAATTCAGTGGTATGGTGTCCAATCCGCCCTATATCCCCAGCAGCATCGTCCCTTCTCTGCAACCGGAAGTAGTACGCCACGAACCCCACAGCGCACTTGATGGCGGAGAAGATGGCTTGGATTGTATCCGCCATCTTGTAGAGACAGCACCAGAGTATCTTCGACCAGGCGGCGTTTGGCTGATTGAAATGATGGCAGGACAGGCAGCAATTGTCAGCGAATTGCTGCAAAATCAGGGTAGCTACAGCCAGATTCAAATTCACAAGGATTTGGCTGGCATCGAACGCTTTGCTTTAGCTATCATCAATTTCAATTAA
- a CDS encoding GNAT family N-acetyltransferase encodes MGFWKSLFSGSEATTPSNATQVGEDAVEGTSDRTENGPSIFFSTEREIDLYELEELCDAVGWSRRPLRKVKKAIQHSFLVVTMWQKRGTQRRLIGFARATSDHAFNATLWDVVVHPDFQGKGLGKALMKYAIKKLRSEDISNITLFADPQVVDFYRGLGFMSDPEGIKGMFWYPD; translated from the coding sequence ATGGGTTTTTGGAAAAGCTTGTTTAGCGGTTCTGAGGCAACCACCCCGTCAAATGCGACGCAGGTGGGTGAAGACGCTGTTGAAGGTACGAGCGATCGCACTGAAAATGGCCCGAGCATATTTTTTAGCACGGAACGGGAAATCGACCTGTACGAACTCGAAGAATTGTGCGATGCCGTTGGTTGGTCGCGCCGCCCCCTCCGTAAGGTTAAAAAAGCAATTCAACATAGCTTCCTTGTCGTTACAATGTGGCAAAAGCGGGGGACGCAGCGACGTCTGATTGGCTTTGCCCGTGCAACTTCCGACCATGCCTTCAATGCCACTCTCTGGGATGTCGTGGTTCACCCAGATTTCCAGGGCAAAGGTCTGGGGAAGGCTCTGATGAAGTATGCGATTAAGAAGCTGCGGAGCGAAGATATAAGCAACATTACTTTATTCGCCGATCCTCAAGTTGTCGATTTCTACCGGGGTTTGGGCTTTATGTCCGACCCGGAAGGGATTAAGGGAATGTTTTGGTATCCCGACTAA
- the hemB gene encoding porphobilinogen synthase, whose amino-acid sequence MFPTHRPRRLRTSPHLRRMVRETVVTTSDLIYPLFAVPGEGIAKEVKSMPGVYQLSVDKIVEEAKEVYDLGIPAIILFGIPADKDADATGAWHDCGIVQKAATAVKSAVPNLVVIADTCLCEYTSHGHCGYLQVGDLTGRVLNDPTLELLKKTAVSQAKAGADIIAPSGMMDGFVQAIRVGLDEAGYEDTPILSYAAKYASAYYGPFRDAAESTPQFGDRRTYQMDPGNVREALKEIHLDIAEGADMLMVKPALAYMDIIWRVKEASNLPVAAYNVSGEYSMVKAAALNGWIDEERVVMETLTGFKRAGADLILTYHAKDAARWLHS is encoded by the coding sequence ATGTTCCCAACTCATCGCCCCCGCCGCCTCCGCACTTCACCCCATCTGCGCCGTATGGTGCGGGAGACTGTTGTTACTACGAGCGATTTAATATACCCGTTATTCGCCGTTCCGGGCGAGGGAATTGCCAAAGAGGTTAAATCCATGCCCGGAGTCTACCAATTATCGGTAGACAAAATTGTGGAAGAAGCAAAAGAAGTCTACGACTTGGGCATCCCAGCTATCATTTTGTTTGGCATTCCCGCTGATAAAGATGCAGACGCAACGGGCGCTTGGCACGATTGCGGCATTGTCCAAAAAGCTGCCACAGCCGTTAAAAGTGCGGTGCCAAATTTGGTTGTAATAGCTGATACTTGCTTGTGCGAGTACACCAGTCACGGTCACTGCGGCTATTTGCAAGTGGGGGATTTGACTGGGCGGGTGCTGAACGATCCGACCCTGGAGTTGCTGAAGAAAACAGCCGTATCTCAAGCTAAGGCGGGTGCTGATATTATTGCGCCATCTGGGATGATGGATGGTTTCGTGCAGGCAATACGAGTGGGACTAGATGAGGCTGGCTATGAAGATACGCCGATTCTTTCCTACGCCGCTAAGTATGCCTCAGCTTATTATGGCCCATTTCGCGATGCAGCCGAATCAACGCCGCAGTTTGGCGATCGCCGCACTTACCAAATGGACCCCGGCAATGTCCGCGAAGCCCTCAAAGAAATTCACCTCGACATCGCTGAAGGCGCGGATATGCTGATGGTTAAGCCAGCTTTAGCATATATGGACATTATCTGGCGCGTCAAAGAAGCAAGCAATTTGCCAGTCGCCGCATACAATGTCTCTGGCGAATATTCTATGGTTAAAGCAGCTGCTCTCAACGGTTGGATTGACGAAGAGCGAGTGGTTATGGAAACCTTAACTGGCTTTAAACGTGCTGGTGCTGACTTGATTCTCACCTATCACGCTAAAGATGCCGCTCGGTGGTTGCACAGTTAG
- a CDS encoding Photosystem I reaction center subunit III, translating to MRRLLALIIAVGVWMSFAPVASANDVSGLVRCSDSPAFQERAANARPTSGGDPDSAKHRFERYSQAFCGPEGLPHLIVDGRLNRAGDFIIPSILFLYIAGWIGWVGRAYLQSVQKEANPELREIKIDVPRAIPIMLSGFTWPLAATKEFLTGELYAKDNEIPVSPR from the coding sequence ATGCGACGATTGTTGGCTTTAATTATTGCTGTTGGTGTGTGGATGAGCTTTGCCCCAGTTGCATCTGCTAATGATGTATCTGGGCTAGTGCGTTGTAGTGATTCGCCTGCCTTCCAAGAACGGGCTGCTAATGCCCGTCCTACCAGCGGCGGCGACCCCGATTCTGCAAAACACCGTTTTGAGCGTTATTCGCAGGCATTCTGCGGCCCAGAAGGTTTACCGCACTTGATTGTGGATGGTCGCCTTAATCGTGCTGGGGACTTTATCATTCCTAGCATTCTGTTCCTGTATATTGCAGGTTGGATTGGTTGGGTAGGTCGCGCCTATCTGCAATCCGTTCAAAAGGAAGCTAATCCAGAATTGAGAGAAATTAAAATCGACGTTCCTCGGGCGATCCCTATCATGCTATCTGGCTTCACTTGGCCTTTGGCAGCTACTAAAGAATTCCTAACTGGGGAATTATATGCCAAAGACAATGAAATCCCCGTTTCACCGCGCTAG
- a CDS encoding photosystem I reaction center subunit XI, with the protein MQVQAISDSKDRPRDPRNQEVVHVAGDPQNGNLATPINSSGFTEAYINNLPAYRKGLSPGRRGLEIGMAHGYWLIGPFAKLGPLRDSDVANLAGLLATVGLIVILTIALSLYASSNPPQPVATITNPHPSDSLSTQEGWNEFASNFLIGGIGGAGFAYLLISNLEVLQSISSNLFN; encoded by the coding sequence ATGCAAGTGCAAGCGATTAGCGACTCTAAAGATCGGCCAAGAGATCCAAGGAATCAAGAGGTTGTCCACGTAGCTGGCGACCCACAAAACGGGAATTTAGCGACACCGATAAATTCTTCGGGGTTCACAGAAGCTTACATCAATAACTTGCCCGCCTATCGCAAAGGACTATCACCCGGACGCCGGGGGCTAGAAATTGGTATGGCTCACGGTTATTGGCTGATTGGCCCCTTCGCCAAGCTAGGACCATTACGGGATTCAGATGTAGCAAATCTGGCTGGTTTATTGGCAACAGTTGGTTTGATTGTCATTTTAACGATTGCGTTATCTCTATACGCTTCTAGCAATCCTCCCCAACCAGTGGCAACTATTACTAATCCCCATCCTTCTGACTCCCTTTCAACACAGGAAGGTTGGAATGAGTTTGCTAGTAATTTTCTGATTGGTGGAATTGGCGGCGCTGGCTTTGCTTACCTGCTGATTTCTAATTTGGAAGTTCTCCAGAGCATCTCTAGCAATTTATTTAACTAG
- the rplU gene encoding 50S ribosomal protein L21 — translation MSYAIIETGGKQLRVEPGRFYEIELLHVDPDVQVTIDKVLFVHHNDDITIGQPFIEGATVEGTVMRHRRGKKIIVYKMKPKKKTRKKRGHRQEITQLMINSISMNGTAIATEQQSAAIPAADEPDAQTIEADEAQQAAVSVVADEPDAQTVAE, via the coding sequence ATGAGTTACGCAATTATTGAAACGGGCGGCAAACAGCTGCGAGTCGAACCAGGCCGCTTTTACGAGATCGAACTACTTCACGTAGATCCAGACGTGCAAGTTACGATCGATAAAGTTTTGTTCGTTCACCACAACGACGACATCACCATCGGTCAACCATTCATCGAGGGTGCGACGGTAGAAGGTACGGTGATGCGTCACCGCCGGGGCAAAAAAATCATCGTTTATAAGATGAAGCCCAAAAAGAAAACCCGCAAAAAGCGCGGGCATCGCCAGGAAATCACCCAACTGATGATTAACTCCATTAGCATGAATGGAACGGCGATCGCTACCGAACAACAATCAGCCGCAATCCCCGCAGCTGATGAGCCAGACGCCCAAACCATTGAGGCAGACGAAGCACAACAGGCTGCTGTTAGCGTGGTAGCTGATGAGCCAGATGCTCAGACGGTTGCTGAATAA
- a CDS encoding GNAT family N-acetyltransferase: protein MDDRHIHFCQEKSKVDLKQLKELFRVTAFWAQNRQIEDLAIAIANSDPVVSVWDADRLIGFARATSDCVYRATIWDVLIHPDYQGSGLGRKLIQTLLSHPRMNRVERVYLLTTYQQGFYARIGFEFSNPSTTMVLHNNKPLTGSVPASVMQSH, encoded by the coding sequence ATGGATGACCGTCATATTCATTTTTGTCAGGAAAAATCAAAGGTTGACCTCAAGCAACTCAAGGAACTGTTTCGAGTTACTGCGTTCTGGGCACAAAATAGGCAAATTGAGGATTTAGCCATAGCGATCGCTAACAGCGATCCTGTTGTCAGCGTCTGGGATGCAGACCGCCTCATTGGATTTGCCAGAGCTACTTCAGATTGCGTTTACCGAGCCACTATCTGGGATGTCCTCATTCACCCGGACTACCAAGGTAGCGGACTCGGACGCAAGTTAATACAAACACTTCTCAGCCATCCACGCATGAATCGAGTAGAGCGCGTCTACCTGCTGACTACCTATCAACAGGGTTTTTACGCACGCATCGGTTTTGAATTTAGCAACCCAAGTACCACGATGGTGCTTCACAATAACAAGCCGTTGACTGGTTCTGTGCCTGCCTCTGTTATGCAGTCTCACTAG
- a CDS encoding L-threonylcarbamoyladenylate synthase, translating to MTQVAIADLIAGVRAGSLASFPTDTVPALAVLPERADLIFAAKGRSREKPLILMGASPEALWPYVKGSAEEKKIWQKIAAKYWPGALTLVLPASDRVPLAMNQADPTTIGVRVPDCAIAQKILAQTGPLATTSANRSGEAALQTMAEIETQFPDVLTLDIAELESVKRVIGLPSTVVKWTGSGWEILRQGGIVLTSDGGL from the coding sequence ATGACGCAGGTTGCGATCGCAGATTTAATAGCAGGAGTACGCGCTGGTAGCTTAGCGAGTTTTCCCACAGATACAGTACCAGCACTGGCTGTTCTACCGGAACGCGCAGATTTAATATTTGCTGCAAAAGGACGAAGCAGAGAAAAACCGTTGATTTTGATGGGGGCTTCGCCAGAAGCACTGTGGCCGTATGTTAAGGGAAGTGCAGAAGAGAAGAAGATCTGGCAGAAAATAGCGGCAAAGTACTGGCCGGGGGCGCTGACATTGGTATTGCCAGCAAGCGATCGCGTACCATTGGCTATGAATCAAGCAGATCCGACAACAATAGGGGTGCGAGTGCCCGATTGCGCGATCGCGCAGAAAATATTGGCTCAAACTGGCCCCTTAGCCACCACCAGCGCTAACCGTTCCGGAGAGGCAGCCTTGCAGACGATGGCAGAAATAGAAACTCAGTTTCCCGACGTTCTCACGCTGGATATTGCTGAGTTGGAATCTGTTAAACGAGTAATTGGCTTACCCTCGACTGTTGTTAAATGGACGGGTAGCGGCTGGGAAATTTTAAGGCAGGGAGGCATAGTTTTAACTTCCGATGGCGGTTTGTAA
- a CDS encoding TdeIII family type II restriction endonuclease: MADQQQMKAAIQAVIKKMMDRVMHNVLLKDPFIKEDHRAKKPLYAALVPDEIFKGSHFERRFVTPFGSAWETLAVVAANEGIGYGAINHSIHGTVKAERLRRIQEVLNRLEHAVGGQKRIKPDWDTELAYILDGDGEDIPVSVVCDVYAEDRTNNKKYAFELKAPLPNSDQTKVSKEKILKLYSMEPLKVDGAYYALPYNPYGCKENYAWSFPGRWFNMQEDEVVLIGDQFWEKIGGLGTYQSFIDAVNEIGREYKDRIYREFLGIEPPADADEGLL; this comes from the coding sequence ATGGCTGACCAGCAGCAGATGAAAGCTGCAATCCAAGCAGTTATAAAAAAAATGATGGATAGAGTTATGCACAATGTTTTGCTCAAAGATCCTTTTATTAAAGAAGATCATCGGGCTAAAAAGCCTCTTTATGCAGCTTTAGTTCCTGATGAAATATTCAAAGGTTCTCATTTTGAGAGAAGGTTTGTCACACCCTTTGGTTCAGCATGGGAAACCTTAGCTGTGGTTGCAGCTAACGAAGGGATAGGATATGGCGCTATAAACCATAGCATTCATGGAACAGTAAAAGCCGAGAGATTGAGGCGGATTCAAGAAGTGCTTAACAGGCTAGAACACGCAGTTGGAGGACAAAAAAGAATCAAACCAGATTGGGATACTGAGTTAGCTTACATTCTAGATGGAGATGGCGAAGACATACCCGTTTCTGTAGTTTGTGATGTTTACGCTGAGGATAGAACTAATAATAAAAAGTATGCTTTTGAGCTTAAAGCTCCTCTTCCCAATAGCGATCAAACAAAAGTTAGTAAAGAAAAAATACTAAAACTATACAGTATGGAGCCACTAAAAGTTGATGGAGCATACTATGCGTTGCCATATAACCCATACGGGTGCAAAGAAAATTATGCTTGGAGTTTTCCCGGCAGATGGTTCAATATGCAAGAAGATGAAGTAGTTCTTATAGGGGATCAGTTTTGGGAGAAGATAGGCGGTTTGGGTACTTACCAATCATTCATTGATGCTGTCAACGAAATTGGTAGGGAATACAAAGATAGGATATACAGGGAATTTTTGGGAATTGAACCTCCTGCTGATGCTGACGAAGGTCTGCTGTAG